From one Terriglobia bacterium genomic stretch:
- a CDS encoding response regulator transcription factor, giving the protein MKQQIFLVEDDADITRLVRHHLEASGYLVRTYSAIGGVLPDALKHRPALFLLDIMVPGGSGLALCEQVRASEILAPTPIIFLTAKTSETDRVLGFEVGADDYISKPFSPRELVARIKAVLRRFEPPLPSTVRELGDLRIDTGAMTLTVRGNNVSTTATEFRLLDYFARHTGRVFTRDQLLDAVWRDTAFVTPRSVDVYVRRLREKIESNPEDPRYLKTVRGTGYRFEVPR; this is encoded by the coding sequence GTGAAACAGCAGATATTTCTGGTCGAAGACGACGCCGACATCACGCGCCTGGTGCGCCATCATCTCGAGGCCTCCGGCTACCTGGTGCGCACCTACTCCGCGATCGGGGGCGTGCTGCCCGACGCCCTCAAGCACCGCCCCGCTCTGTTTCTGCTCGACATCATGGTTCCCGGCGGCAGCGGCCTGGCTCTGTGCGAGCAGGTACGAGCCTCGGAGATTCTGGCCCCCACGCCCATCATCTTTCTTACTGCCAAGACGTCCGAAACCGACCGCGTGCTCGGCTTCGAAGTGGGCGCCGATGATTACATTTCCAAGCCCTTCAGCCCGCGCGAGTTGGTGGCGCGCATCAAGGCCGTGCTGCGCCGCTTCGAACCCCCGCTGCCGTCCACCGTCCGCGAGCTCGGCGACCTCCGCATTGACACCGGCGCCATGACGCTCACCGTCCGCGGCAACAACGTTTCGACCACCGCCACCGAGTTTCGCCTGCTCGACTATTTCGCGCGCCACACCGGCCGCGTCTTCACCCGCGACCAATTGCTGGACGCGGTGTGGCGCGACACCGCCTTTGTCACCCCGCGTTCGGTGGATGTCTATGTCCGCCGCCTGCGCGAGAAAATCGAAAGCAATCCCGAAGACCCGCGTTATTTAAAGACCGTCCGCGGCACCGGCTACCGTTTCGAGGTGCCGCGATGA
- a CDS encoding HAMP domain-containing protein, with translation MTNRIFFKLLGAFLLVIAVATLTLDFSVRKAWEESLYREIRTSLEQKATLFAQAVQQDRERRSLQAIADDVSRAADARATIITPDGLVLADTRANPAEMENHATRPEFIAALHGSIGSATRTSHTVGIPFLYVAAPIQGGAVRLAYPLSFIQQTTRNIRLHLLWASLAALLLATIISAVVARLVSGRLQRIVVFADRIASGDLSARIEESSGDEIAHVASALDRTARQLEGSFAAVETGRKQLEALLNSMQDAVLAVSHDRRIQWSNGPMNAIARVSIGSPLVGAVRDPDYLAAVEGALEHNEPRTARATALVPGRTFGVTAAPLPGGGAVAVLHDHTNIERVEKTRRDFIANVSHELRTPLTSIQGFAETLLDLESSGSADAATKQDFLEVIRKNAARMARLTEDLLVLARVESGERAFSLRPTSPAALLDDAVETFPAAAKAGGIEIEVENTATQMVQADKDAIHQVFTNLIDNAIKYAGSGARIAVGAQDDENGVEFYVRDYGPGIASEHLPRLFERFYRVDKARSRESGGTGLGLAIAKHIVRAHGGNIRVASQLNHGCTFAFVLQPAAGTSSNVAAVHGH, from the coding sequence ATGACGAATCGCATCTTCTTTAAGCTGCTCGGCGCCTTCCTGCTGGTGATCGCGGTCGCCACTCTCACGCTCGACTTCTCCGTCCGCAAGGCGTGGGAAGAGTCTCTTTACAGGGAAATCCGCACCTCGCTGGAGCAGAAGGCGACACTGTTCGCCCAGGCGGTGCAGCAGGACCGTGAACGCCGAAGCCTGCAAGCCATTGCCGACGATGTTTCTCGCGCCGCCGACGCCCGCGCCACCATCATCACGCCTGACGGCCTTGTGCTCGCCGACACTCGCGCCAATCCCGCCGAGATGGAAAACCACGCGACCCGGCCGGAATTCATCGCCGCGCTGCACGGCAGCATCGGCAGCGCCACGCGCACCAGCCATACCGTCGGTATTCCTTTTCTTTACGTCGCTGCGCCCATCCAGGGTGGCGCCGTGCGCCTCGCTTATCCGCTCTCCTTCATCCAGCAGACGACCCGCAACATTCGCCTGCACCTGCTATGGGCATCGTTGGCGGCGTTGTTGCTGGCGACCATCATCTCGGCTGTAGTGGCGCGCCTCGTCTCGGGCCGCCTCCAGCGTATCGTCGTGTTCGCCGATCGCATCGCCTCTGGTGACCTCAGCGCGCGAATCGAGGAATCCTCCGGCGACGAGATCGCCCATGTGGCCTCCGCCCTTGACCGCACGGCGCGCCAGTTGGAGGGGAGCTTTGCTGCCGTTGAAACCGGCCGCAAGCAGCTGGAAGCGCTGCTCAACAGCATGCAGGACGCGGTGCTCGCCGTCTCCCACGACCGCCGCATCCAGTGGTCGAACGGTCCCATGAACGCCATCGCGCGCGTTTCCATCGGCTCGCCGCTGGTGGGCGCGGTTCGCGACCCCGACTATCTCGCCGCGGTCGAGGGCGCGCTGGAGCACAACGAACCTCGAACCGCGCGCGCCACCGCCCTGGTTCCCGGCCGTACCTTCGGAGTGACCGCCGCCCCCCTGCCCGGCGGCGGTGCGGTCGCCGTGCTGCACGACCATACCAACATCGAGCGCGTGGAAAAAACCCGCCGCGATTTCATCGCCAACGTCTCGCACGAACTCCGCACACCGCTGACCTCGATCCAGGGATTCGCCGAAACTCTGCTCGATCTGGAGTCCTCCGGCAGCGCCGATGCGGCGACCAAGCAAGACTTCCTCGAGGTGATCCGCAAGAACGCCGCCCGCATGGCCCGGTTGACCGAAGATCTGCTGGTGCTGGCGCGCGTCGAATCGGGCGAGCGCGCCTTCAGTCTCCGCCCCACGTCGCCCGCCGCGCTGCTCGACGACGCCGTCGAAACCTTTCCTGCCGCCGCCAAGGCCGGCGGCATCGAGATCGAAGTCGAGAACACGGCCACGCAGATGGTGCAGGCCGACAAGGATGCCATCCACCAGGTGTTCACCAACCTGATTGACAACGCGATCAAGTACGCAGGGTCGGGTGCGCGCATCGCGGTCGGTGCGCAGGATGACGAAAACGGGGTGGAGTTCTACGTGCGCGACTACGGTCCCGGCATCGCCAGCGAACATCTGCCGCGCCTGTTCGAGCGCTTCTACCGGGTGGACAAAGCGCGCTCGCGCGAATCCGGCGGCACCGGCCTCGGTCTTGCCATTGCCAAGCACATCGTGCGCGCCCACGGCGGAAATATTCGCGTGGCCAGCCAGCTCAACCACGGTTGTACCTTCGCGTTTGTCCTGCAACCAGCGGCCGGAACATCCAGCAACGTAGCGGCGGTTCACGGTCACTAA
- a CDS encoding Mrp/NBP35 family ATP-binding protein, whose product MHAQPPVGPQPLPGVDAIVAVGSGKGGVGKTTLAVNLALALSKLGHKVGLLDADVYGPNVPLMLGSNSTPRIVGDNRIEPLERYGIKVISVGFLNPGDKPLIWRGPMLHQMIREFVQRVEWGTLEYLVVDLPPGTGDVAISLIQTVPVTGSIVVSTPSDVSLQDARKAIEMFRQVKVDIVGLVENMSYFLCPHCHQEIDIFSKGGGARTAEQFGLAFLGQIEIDPDIRKGGDSGHPVVLEGPGSPHAKSLYAFAQRVKERVQEIRAASPQDVIQIM is encoded by the coding sequence ATGCACGCACAACCCCCGGTGGGGCCGCAGCCGTTGCCCGGAGTGGACGCGATCGTCGCCGTAGGATCGGGCAAGGGCGGTGTCGGCAAGACCACGCTCGCCGTCAACCTGGCGCTGGCGCTCTCCAAGCTCGGTCACAAGGTGGGCCTGCTCGATGCCGACGTGTACGGTCCCAACGTGCCGCTGATGCTGGGTTCCAACTCGACGCCGCGCATCGTCGGCGACAACCGCATCGAGCCGCTGGAGCGCTACGGCATCAAGGTCATCTCGGTGGGCTTTCTCAATCCCGGCGACAAGCCGCTGATTTGGCGCGGGCCCATGCTGCACCAGATGATCCGCGAATTCGTGCAGCGGGTGGAGTGGGGCACGCTCGAGTACCTGGTCGTAGACCTGCCGCCGGGCACGGGTGACGTCGCCATCTCGCTCATTCAGACAGTGCCGGTCACCGGGTCGATCGTGGTCTCCACCCCGTCCGATGTCTCGCTGCAGGACGCGCGCAAGGCCATCGAGATGTTTCGCCAGGTGAAAGTGGACATCGTTGGGCTGGTGGAGAACATGAGCTACTTTCTGTGTCCGCATTGCCACCAGGAGATTGACATCTTCTCCAAGGGCGGAGGCGCGCGCACCGCCGAACAGTTCGGGCTCGCGTTCCTCGGACAAATCGAGATTGATCCTGATATCCGCAAGGGCGGTGATAGCGGCCATCCGGTTGTGCTCGAAGGGCCCGGTTCGCCGCACGCGAAATCCCTCTACGCCTTCGCGCAGCGGGTGAAAGAGCGCGTGCAGGAAATCCGCGCCGCCAGTCCGCAGGACGTGATCCAGATAATGTAG
- the hrcA gene encoding heat-inducible transcriptional repressor HrcA → MPPSGQIGPREHEILTAIVESYIATGEPIGSRTLARMNREGLSPATIRNVMSDLSEAGLLEQPHTSAGRIPTADAYRYYVDQISGRAQLSPEDKGVIETTLHGASDVQEFMERTSHVLSLISHGVGVTMASGGPKNALDHIYFSRLGDKKILAVVIMKSGVVRDRVLRMGADLPQSDLEIAARYINDNYRGWTLTAIQSELEQLIQRERSEYDRLMQSLEQLCRQGALGAEEAAPGIYLDGASNLVASEEDKERLQQLLHTLEEKQRVVQLLNAYLDAKQEAVRVVIGLEEAAPYLRNFVLIGAPARVGGEVMGSLAVIGPTRIDYQHTITAVSYIARLFDKILNESE, encoded by the coding sequence ATGCCGCCCAGTGGACAAATCGGCCCGCGCGAACACGAGATCCTGACGGCCATCGTGGAGAGCTACATTGCGACCGGGGAGCCGATCGGCTCGCGCACTCTGGCGCGCATGAACCGCGAGGGGCTCAGTCCGGCGACCATCCGCAACGTCATGAGCGACCTCTCCGAGGCCGGATTGCTGGAGCAGCCCCACACCTCCGCGGGACGCATTCCTACCGCCGACGCTTACCGCTACTACGTGGACCAGATCAGCGGCCGGGCACAGCTCTCGCCCGAGGACAAGGGCGTGATCGAAACCACGCTGCACGGCGCCAGCGACGTGCAGGAATTCATGGAGCGAACCTCGCACGTGCTGTCGCTGATTTCGCACGGCGTGGGTGTCACCATGGCGAGCGGCGGGCCGAAGAACGCTCTTGACCACATCTACTTCTCGCGGCTGGGCGACAAGAAGATCTTGGCGGTGGTGATCATGAAGTCGGGGGTGGTGCGCGACCGCGTGCTGCGCATGGGCGCCGACTTGCCGCAGTCTGACCTGGAAATCGCCGCGCGCTACATCAACGACAATTACCGGGGTTGGACGCTGACGGCGATCCAGTCTGAGCTGGAGCAGCTCATCCAGCGCGAGCGCAGCGAGTATGACCGGTTGATGCAGTCGCTCGAGCAACTCTGCCGCCAGGGGGCGCTTGGAGCCGAAGAGGCCGCGCCCGGCATCTATCTGGATGGCGCCTCCAACCTGGTGGCCAGCGAGGAAGACAAGGAGCGCCTGCAGCAGCTTCTGCATACGCTGGAGGAAAAGCAGCGTGTCGTGCAGTTGCTGAATGCCTACCTGGATGCCAAGCAGGAGGCGGTGCGGGTGGTGATCGGGCTGGAGGAAGCAGCGCCGTACCTGCGGAATTTTGTGCTCATCGGCGCGCCGGCGCGTGTCGGAGGAGAAGTGATGGGATCGCTGGCGGTGATTGGCCCAACGCGGATTGACTATCAGCACACCATCACCGCGGTTTCGTACATCGCGCGGTTGTTCGACAAGATTTTGAACGAATCGGAATAG
- the grpE gene encoding nucleotide exchange factor GrpE, with product MAPGNGKADGDPQALDLEHELPAADENEPEATITATVQPEELERLRQERDTLLDRLARLQAEFDNFRKRNTREQQDFRDYALADAIQSLLPIVDSFDRALHSPARDSDEFHAGIELINRQFHDALAKLGVQAIAARGEPFDPNLHQAVQMVETDEAEHHHVLDELQRGYKLKNRLLRPAMVRVATNPKK from the coding sequence ATGGCACCAGGAAACGGAAAGGCCGACGGCGATCCTCAAGCCCTCGATCTCGAGCACGAGCTGCCGGCGGCGGATGAAAACGAACCCGAAGCGACGATCACCGCCACGGTGCAGCCGGAAGAACTGGAACGGTTGCGCCAGGAGCGCGACACGCTTCTGGACCGGCTGGCGCGCCTGCAGGCGGAATTCGATAACTTCCGCAAGCGCAATACGCGCGAGCAGCAGGATTTCCGCGATTACGCGCTCGCCGACGCCATCCAGTCGCTGCTGCCGATCGTGGACAGCTTCGATCGTGCGCTGCACAGCCCGGCGCGCGACAGCGATGAATTTCACGCCGGGATTGAGCTGATCAACCGGCAATTTCATGACGCGCTCGCCAAGCTCGGCGTGCAAGCCATCGCAGCGCGCGGCGAACCGTTCGATCCCAACCTGCACCAGGCGGTGCAGATGGTGGAGACCGACGAGGCCGAACATCACCACGTGCTGGACGAACTCCAGCGCGGCTACAAGTTGAAGAACCGGCTGCTGCGGCCCGCGATGGTGCGCGTCGCTACCAATCCTAAGAAATGA
- the dnaJ gene encoding molecular chaperone DnaJ, translating to MANNGKRDYYEVLGVTRSATEQEIKSAYRKLALQHHPDRNPNNPDSEERFKECTEAYTVLADTDKRANYDRFGHAGVNAMGAGGFDPSIFQDFGDLGDILGSIFGMGDMFGGAGGRRRSWAQRGGDLRHDLTLEFEQAVFGTEKKVQVRRHESCVTCDGSGIAPGHEPVSCRTCGGRGQVRYQQGFFSIARTCSACQGRGTVITHPCRSCRGEGRQVGERTIEVKVPAGVEDGTRIRYASQGEAGVHGGPAGDLYIVLHVKEHAMFDRDGHDLHCAVPVSFAQAALGAELEIPTLEGPERLKVPEGTQSGTVFKIRNRGVPVLNGRGKGDLYVEVKVHTPAKLSKRQRELLEEFAATDGVENRPERSTILSKVKDIFG from the coding sequence GTGGCTAACAACGGCAAACGCGATTATTACGAAGTCCTGGGTGTGACCCGCTCCGCGACCGAGCAGGAGATCAAGAGCGCCTACCGCAAGCTCGCGCTGCAGCATCATCCCGACCGCAATCCCAACAATCCCGATTCCGAGGAGCGCTTCAAGGAGTGCACCGAGGCCTACACCGTGCTCGCCGACACCGATAAGCGCGCCAATTACGACCGCTTCGGGCACGCCGGGGTCAACGCGATGGGCGCGGGCGGATTCGATCCCTCCATCTTCCAGGACTTCGGCGATCTCGGCGACATTCTCGGCAGCATCTTCGGCATGGGCGACATGTTCGGCGGCGCGGGCGGCCGGCGCCGCAGTTGGGCGCAGCGCGGCGGCGACCTGCGCCACGACCTGACCCTGGAATTCGAGCAGGCGGTGTTCGGAACGGAAAAGAAAGTTCAGGTCCGGCGTCACGAATCGTGCGTAACCTGCGACGGTTCGGGGATTGCGCCCGGCCACGAGCCGGTCAGCTGTCGCACCTGCGGCGGCCGCGGACAAGTCCGGTACCAGCAGGGGTTCTTCAGCATTGCGCGCACCTGCTCCGCCTGCCAGGGACGCGGCACCGTGATCACCCATCCCTGCCGATCCTGCCGCGGCGAAGGCCGCCAGGTGGGCGAGCGCACCATCGAGGTCAAAGTCCCTGCCGGGGTCGAAGACGGAACCCGCATCCGCTACGCGTCGCAGGGCGAGGCGGGAGTGCACGGCGGGCCCGCGGGCGACCTCTACATCGTGCTCCATGTCAAAGAGCATGCCATGTTTGACCGCGATGGCCACGACCTACATTGCGCCGTCCCGGTCTCTTTCGCGCAGGCGGCGCTCGGCGCGGAACTGGAAATCCCGACCTTGGAAGGCCCGGAGAGGCTCAAGGTTCCGGAAGGCACCCAGAGCGGGACGGTATTCAAGATCCGCAACCGCGGCGTGCCGGTGCTGAACGGACGCGGCAAGGGCGACCTCTACGTCGAGGTGAAGGTGCACACGCCCGCGAAACTCAGCAAGCGCCAGCGCGAGCTGCTGGAAGAATTCGCCGCCACCGACGGAGTGGAAAACAGGCCGGAGCGCAGTACGATTCTCAGCAAGGTCAAGGACATCTTTGGATAA
- a CDS encoding 16S rRNA (uracil(1498)-N(3))-methyltransferase, with translation MTRRRWIADEVSGARASLLGRNAAHLARSLRVRVGQEYEVSTGDAVRVGRVVHVADDRVEFELGESVPQKEPARITLLLAIFKFDRMDWAIEKATELGTAAIVPVIARRTEPHLAKAAGKRVERWRRIAHEAAQQSRRVSPPEIAAPQPLESALAVPSELKILLSESERGLTLKQAIDGNWKLEFGSSIILGIGPEGGWTADELAAFDAEGWTSASLGNTILRAETAAIAALAIAISEVS, from the coding sequence ATGACCCGCCGCCGCTGGATTGCCGACGAGGTCTCGGGCGCGCGCGCGTCCCTGCTGGGCCGCAACGCCGCGCACCTGGCCCGCTCGCTTCGCGTCCGCGTCGGGCAGGAGTACGAAGTCTCCACCGGCGACGCGGTGCGCGTGGGCCGCGTGGTCCACGTCGCCGACGACCGAGTGGAGTTCGAACTCGGCGAGTCCGTGCCGCAGAAGGAACCGGCGCGCATCACGCTGCTGCTGGCGATTTTCAAGTTCGATCGCATGGATTGGGCAATCGAGAAAGCGACCGAGCTCGGAACGGCCGCCATCGTGCCGGTGATCGCGCGCCGCACCGAGCCGCACCTGGCAAAGGCGGCAGGGAAGCGGGTGGAACGCTGGCGGCGCATCGCGCATGAGGCGGCGCAGCAGTCGCGGCGCGTGTCGCCGCCCGAGATCGCCGCGCCGCAGCCCCTGGAATCCGCCCTCGCAGTGCCGTCGGAGCTCAAGATCCTGCTCTCCGAAAGCGAGCGCGGCCTCACCCTGAAACAAGCGATTGACGGCAACTGGAAACTTGAATTTGGCAGCTCCATCATCCTCGGGATCGGCCCCGAGGGTGGCTGGACGGCCGACGAACTCGCCGCTTTCGATGCCGAGGGCTGGACATCGGCCTCGCTTGGCAACACTATCCTGCGCGCGGAGACGGCGGCGATTGCCGCGCTCGCCATCGCTATCTCCGAGGTGAGTTAG
- a CDS encoding ATP-dependent helicase, with product MSGFVPNPRQKEAIEHVHGPMLVIAGAGTGKTTVLVERIARLVATGEARPEEILAVTYTDKAATELVERLAARVGEGLHACTFHSLCYGILQRAGQEFRLLEEKDLWILLKRRLHELGLQYYIKAAKPHEFLDALLDFFSRCQDELVDAARFSRYVEELREGQHTPPRVTKSKKSAGITPAEHLERCEEIARVFARVEAMLRERNLGTYGDMITGAVRLLSADPSVLRREQQRARFLLIDEFQDANVAQIQVAHLLAGEEHNVFAVGDPDQAIFRFRGASSAAFQEFQRRFPGTKAVPLDENQRSTSNILACAFSVIDGNAAVDCRLPDGSEYERHALRSAREERAVEEGKPLTPARVEIVLHGGKEEEAADIAAEIEELRSSGQGGDTAIVYRMHSHREEMARALAERGIPFVVKGLDVLETAVIRDLLACLAAVASLSDSEALFRVAALPMFGVDGDAMRAALAAASREASFVSLLPRIPGGARVLAAVEKARGYAASVNWEAAPVCAFAVRAFGFSESDDPVRILREFVEKWHTRPITESGSLEEFIAYVDLFREAGGKLELPVPAAEGAVQLMTAHSAKGLEFETVFVLRANSGSFPMSYKEAVFEFPQALREMPLPDDSKQIHAEEERRLFYVALTRARDSLRVYARPGRGKDTTPAGLLRGIMSGARAEGCWRQHSARPFTATIEAGAAPASGVATWLLMKPRPEIAQRGLSATSIDAYDTCPMKYKLMQDWQIPGPASASMLYGKIVHDVLRDIHQAILDGRARTEGEVLQRFRELIAAAAFDDDYQRTLFEQQGARQLGAYLSALARQPAPPVLHAERGFQMKVGGVPVRGRMDRVDRLEGSGVRVIDFKTGSVFDQDKADKSLQLSIYAIAARETLNAEPAELVIHNLEDNSEVRTARDEAAVLETRAKIAEVAEGIAAERFDPKAGFWCRWCEYRNLCPATEQKLYVIATAAGAG from the coding sequence ATGAGCGGCTTCGTACCCAATCCTCGGCAGAAGGAAGCGATCGAGCACGTCCACGGGCCGATGCTGGTCATCGCCGGCGCGGGCACGGGAAAAACCACTGTGCTGGTCGAGCGCATTGCACGCCTGGTTGCAACCGGCGAAGCCCGCCCGGAAGAAATCCTTGCGGTCACGTACACCGACAAAGCCGCCACCGAACTGGTGGAGAGGCTCGCCGCGCGCGTCGGCGAGGGCTTGCACGCATGCACCTTTCATTCCTTGTGTTACGGCATTCTGCAGCGGGCGGGGCAGGAATTCCGCCTGCTCGAAGAAAAAGACCTCTGGATTCTGCTGAAGCGCCGCCTCCACGAACTCGGCCTCCAGTACTACATCAAGGCAGCGAAACCGCACGAGTTTCTCGACGCGCTGCTGGATTTCTTCAGCCGCTGCCAGGACGAACTGGTGGACGCGGCGCGCTTCAGCCGGTACGTGGAAGAGCTGCGTGAGGGCCAGCACACGCCGCCGCGGGTGACGAAGTCAAAGAAGTCCGCCGGCATCACGCCCGCCGAGCACCTGGAGCGCTGCGAGGAGATTGCGCGCGTCTTTGCCCGTGTCGAAGCCATGCTGCGCGAACGGAATCTTGGCACCTACGGTGACATGATCACGGGTGCGGTCCGCCTGTTGAGCGCCGATCCGAGCGTGCTGCGCCGCGAACAGCAACGCGCGCGCTTCCTGCTGATTGACGAGTTCCAGGACGCCAACGTGGCGCAGATCCAAGTGGCGCACCTGCTCGCGGGCGAGGAGCACAACGTATTCGCGGTCGGCGATCCCGACCAGGCGATCTTCCGTTTCCGCGGCGCCTCCAGCGCCGCCTTCCAGGAATTCCAGCGCCGCTTCCCGGGCACGAAGGCGGTTCCGCTCGACGAAAACCAGCGTTCGACTTCCAACATTCTCGCTTGCGCCTTTTCCGTGATCGACGGCAACGCCGCCGTGGACTGCCGGTTACCGGACGGTTCCGAGTATGAGCGCCACGCACTGCGTTCCGCCCGCGAAGAGCGCGCGGTGGAGGAAGGGAAGCCGCTGACGCCCGCCAGGGTCGAGATCGTTCTGCATGGCGGGAAAGAGGAGGAGGCCGCCGATATCGCCGCCGAGATCGAAGAACTGCGCAGCTCGGGGCAAGGCGGCGACACTGCAATCGTCTACCGCATGCATTCCCATCGCGAGGAGATGGCCAGGGCTCTGGCGGAACGCGGCATACCGTTCGTCGTGAAGGGTCTCGACGTGCTCGAGACCGCCGTGATTCGCGATCTGCTGGCATGCCTGGCCGCGGTAGCGTCGCTGTCGGATTCAGAAGCACTCTTCCGCGTCGCCGCCCTGCCCATGTTCGGCGTGGACGGCGATGCCATGCGTGCGGCGCTCGCCGCCGCGTCCCGGGAAGCCTCATTCGTCTCACTGCTGCCGAGAATTCCCGGCGGCGCGCGCGTGCTCGCGGCGGTGGAAAAGGCGCGGGGTTACGCCGCGTCGGTGAACTGGGAAGCGGCGCCGGTGTGCGCATTCGCGGTCCGCGCCTTCGGCTTTAGCGAGTCCGACGACCCGGTGCGCATCCTGCGCGAGTTCGTCGAGAAATGGCATACCAGGCCGATCACCGAATCCGGCTCGCTCGAGGAATTCATCGCCTACGTTGATCTGTTCCGGGAGGCCGGGGGCAAGCTCGAGCTTCCCGTGCCCGCCGCTGAGGGCGCGGTGCAACTGATGACCGCGCACTCCGCCAAGGGCCTGGAATTCGAGACCGTGTTCGTGCTGCGCGCCAACTCTGGGTCGTTTCCGATGAGCTACAAGGAAGCGGTCTTCGAATTCCCGCAGGCGCTGCGCGAAATGCCGCTGCCGGACGACAGCAAGCAGATTCACGCCGAAGAAGAGCGGCGCCTGTTCTACGTTGCGCTGACACGGGCGCGCGATTCGCTCCGCGTCTATGCGCGTCCGGGAAGAGGCAAGGACACCACGCCCGCCGGCCTGCTCCGCGGCATCATGAGCGGCGCCCGGGCCGAAGGCTGCTGGCGGCAGCACTCGGCGCGCCCGTTCACCGCCACCATCGAGGCAGGCGCGGCGCCGGCCTCTGGGGTCGCGACCTGGCTCCTGATGAAGCCGCGGCCCGAAATCGCGCAGCGGGGTTTGAGCGCCACCTCCATCGACGCCTACGACACCTGCCCGATGAAATACAAGCTGATGCAGGACTGGCAAATTCCCGGCCCAGCCTCCGCTTCGATGCTGTACGGGAAGATCGTGCACGACGTGCTGCGCGACATTCATCAGGCAATCCTCGATGGCCGCGCGCGCACCGAGGGCGAGGTGCTGCAACGCTTTCGCGAACTCATTGCCGCCGCCGCTTTCGATGACGACTACCAGCGCACGCTCTTCGAACAGCAGGGCGCGCGACAACTAGGCGCCTACCTCAGCGCTCTCGCCCGGCAGCCCGCGCCGCCCGTCCTGCACGCGGAAAGAGGTTTTCAGATGAAAGTGGGCGGCGTCCCGGTTCGCGGGCGCATGGATCGCGTGGACCGGCTCGAGGGCAGTGGCGTGCGCGTCATCGATTTCAAGACCGGCTCGGTGTTCGACCAGGACAAGGCCGACAAGAGCCTGCAACTTTCCATCTATGCCATCGCCGCGCGCGAGACCCTGAACGCCGAACCCGCCGAGTTGGTCATCCACAACCTGGAAGACAACTCCGAGGTGCGCACCGCGCGCGATGAAGCAGCGGTGCTAGAGACGCGCGCCAAGATCGCGGAGGTAGCGGAAGGAATCGCCGCGGAACGGTTCGACCCGAAAGCGGGCTTCTGGTGCCGCTGGTGCGAGTATCGCAACCTGTGTCCGGCGACCGAGCAGAAGTTGTACGTGATTGCGACTGCGGCGGGAGCGGGTTAA
- a CDS encoding CPBP family intramembrane metalloprotease → MLSATAGFCEEIMFRGYLQKQFLAATRSTAAAIVLQAVIFGIAHAYQGGRRIILIAVYGALFGMLAAWRKSLRPGMIQHTLQDSVSGIAFRLLK, encoded by the coding sequence CTGCTCAGTGCTACCGCCGGGTTCTGCGAGGAGATCATGTTCCGTGGATACCTGCAGAAACAATTCCTCGCGGCGACGCGCAGCACCGCGGCGGCCATCGTTCTTCAGGCGGTGATCTTCGGCATCGCGCACGCCTACCAGGGCGGGCGCCGCATCATCCTGATCGCCGTCTACGGCGCGCTTTTCGGCATGCTGGCGGCATGGCGCAAGAGCCTGCGGCCGGGGATGATCCAGCACACGCTGCAGGATTCTGTCAGCGGCATCGCCTTCCGGTTACTGAAGTGA